The Malus sylvestris chromosome 12, drMalSylv7.2, whole genome shotgun sequence genome contains a region encoding:
- the LOC126592535 gene encoding ankyrin repeat-containing protein ITN1-like isoform X2, whose product MRIRLGPGHDSGERDLEKGLVQPSTPGALSEPPSSPHPSRPALVFSNSSKALLVSNSGKALLVSNSSKSLVASNSGKRIDQLGRKKYVKQVTGRHNDTELHLAARRGDLAAVHQFLGEIDAQMVGSEFDEEVEEMRSAIVNEVNELGETALFIAAEQGHLAIVEELLPYMTEKGILLKNQIGFDALHIAANKGHQAVVQVLLDHDPGLSKTVGQANATPLVSAATRGHTAVVKELLSKDSTLLEVAKSNGKNALHLAARQGHVEIVKTLLGRDPQLARRIDKKGQTALHMAVKGHSSEVVRLIVNADPAIVMLPDKFGNSALHVATRKKRVDIVNVLLLVRDTNVNALTRDQKTPLDIAEGLPYSEEITTIKETLTQYGAFRANELNQPRDELRNTVTEIQKNVHNQLEQARKTNQSVTGIAKELRKLQREGINNATNSVTVVASLFATVAFAALFTLPGGDFDTGAAVVSIRVSFKIFILSNAVSLFSSLAVVLVQITLVRGETKTERRVVEVINKLMWLASVCTTVAFISSSYIVVGRHNLWAAILVTVIGGLTIGGVIGTMTYYVVKTKRLRRLRKREKMLRRNGTNHSMRHSESDSEVNRIYAL is encoded by the exons ATGAGAATCCGTTTGGGACCGGGGCATGATTCAG GTGAGAGGGACTTGGAGAAGGGGCTGGTGCAGCCCTCAACCCCAGGAGCTCTGTCGGAGCCGCCGTCGTCACCGCACCCGTCGAGGCCCGCCCTGGTGTTCTCGAATTCCAGCAAGGCCCTGCTGGTTTCAAATTCTGGCAAGGCATTGCTGGTTTCGAATTCCAGCAAGTCTCTGGTTGCGTCTAATTCCGGGAAGCGCATTGATCAGTTGGGGAGGAAGAAGTATGTGAAGCAGGTGACTGGCCGCCACAATGACACAGAGCTCCACCTGGCTGCGCGCCGCGGGGACTTGGCAGCGGTGCATCAGTTTCTGGGGGAGATTGATGCCCAGATGGTGGGATCCGAGTTTGATGAAGAGGTGGAGGAGATGAGGTCTGCTATTGTGAATGAGGTGAATGAGTTGGGAGAGACGGCACTTTTCATAGCAGCGGAGCAGGGCCATCTTGCTATAGTGGAGGAGCTTCTGCCTTACATGACGGAGAAGGGTATTTTGTTGAAGAATCAAATTGGGTTTGATGCATTGCATATTGCTGCAAATAAAGGGCACCAAG CCGTTGTCCAGGTGCTCTTAGACCATGACCCGGGGCTTAGCAAAACAGTGGGCCAGGCAAATGCTACCCCTCTTGTGTCTGCTGCTACAAGAGGGCATACAGCCGTCGTTAAAGAATTACTATCCAAAGATTCTACTTTGCTGGAAGTAGCGAAATCCAATGGGAAGAATGCGTTGCATCTTGCTGCGCGACAGGGGCATGTGGAAATTGTGAAAACTTTGCTTGGCAGGGATCCACAACTAGCAAGAAGAATTGATAAGAAAGGACAAACTGCTCTGCATATGGCCGTAAAAGGTCATAGCAGTGAAGTTGTGAGGTTGATTGTCAATGCGGATCCAGCTATTGTCATGCTTCCAGACAAGTTCGGCAATTCAGCATTGCATGTGGCCACCAGGAAAAAGCGAGTAGAT ATAGTCAATGTGCTGTTGCTTGTTCGTGATACAAATGTGAATGCTCTAACAAGAGACCAGAAAACACCCCTTGATATAGCCGAAGGACTTCCATACTCTGAAGAAATCACAACAATTAAGGAAACCTTGACTCAATATGGTGCTTTCCGAGCAAATGAACTTAACCAGCCACGGGATGAGCTTAGAAACACCGTGACAGAGATACAAAAAAATGTACATAATCAGCTTGAACAAGCCCGCAAAACCAACCAGAGTGTTACTGGAATTGCCAAGGAGCTCCGCAAGCTACAGAGGGAAGGAATCAATAATGCCACTAACTCAGTCACAGTGGTTGCTTCACTCTTTGCAACAGTAGCTTTTGCAGCTCTATTTACACTTCCTGGCGGTGATTTTGACACCGGGGCAGCTGTTGTGTCAATCCGAGtatcatttaaaattttcatcctTTCCAATGCCGTTTCACTCTTCTCATCATTGGCTGTTGTTTTGGTACAAATCACCCTCGTCAGGGGGGAGACAAAGACGGAGAGGAGGGTTGTGGAAGTGATCAATAAGTTGATGTGGCTAGCCTCTGTCTGCACTACAGTAGCATTTATATCTTCATCGTATATAGTGGTTGGGCGGCATAATTTGTGGGCTGCAATCCTTGTCACAGTTATAGGGGGACTTACAATTGGGGGAGTTATTGGTACCATGACATATTACGTGGTGAAGACCAAAAGGCTTCGCAgactgaggaagagagagaagatgtTGAGGAGGAATGGAACTAACCATTCCATGCGTCACTCAGAGTCTGATTCAGAAGTGAACCGTATTTATGCCCTGTGA
- the LOC126592535 gene encoding ankyrin repeat-containing protein ITN1-like isoform X1 translates to MRIRLGPGHDSVGERDLEKGLVQPSTPGALSEPPSSPHPSRPALVFSNSSKALLVSNSGKALLVSNSSKSLVASNSGKRIDQLGRKKYVKQVTGRHNDTELHLAARRGDLAAVHQFLGEIDAQMVGSEFDEEVEEMRSAIVNEVNELGETALFIAAEQGHLAIVEELLPYMTEKGILLKNQIGFDALHIAANKGHQAVVQVLLDHDPGLSKTVGQANATPLVSAATRGHTAVVKELLSKDSTLLEVAKSNGKNALHLAARQGHVEIVKTLLGRDPQLARRIDKKGQTALHMAVKGHSSEVVRLIVNADPAIVMLPDKFGNSALHVATRKKRVDIVNVLLLVRDTNVNALTRDQKTPLDIAEGLPYSEEITTIKETLTQYGAFRANELNQPRDELRNTVTEIQKNVHNQLEQARKTNQSVTGIAKELRKLQREGINNATNSVTVVASLFATVAFAALFTLPGGDFDTGAAVVSIRVSFKIFILSNAVSLFSSLAVVLVQITLVRGETKTERRVVEVINKLMWLASVCTTVAFISSSYIVVGRHNLWAAILVTVIGGLTIGGVIGTMTYYVVKTKRLRRLRKREKMLRRNGTNHSMRHSESDSEVNRIYAL, encoded by the exons ATGAGAATCCGTTTGGGACCGGGGCATGATTCAG TAGGTGAGAGGGACTTGGAGAAGGGGCTGGTGCAGCCCTCAACCCCAGGAGCTCTGTCGGAGCCGCCGTCGTCACCGCACCCGTCGAGGCCCGCCCTGGTGTTCTCGAATTCCAGCAAGGCCCTGCTGGTTTCAAATTCTGGCAAGGCATTGCTGGTTTCGAATTCCAGCAAGTCTCTGGTTGCGTCTAATTCCGGGAAGCGCATTGATCAGTTGGGGAGGAAGAAGTATGTGAAGCAGGTGACTGGCCGCCACAATGACACAGAGCTCCACCTGGCTGCGCGCCGCGGGGACTTGGCAGCGGTGCATCAGTTTCTGGGGGAGATTGATGCCCAGATGGTGGGATCCGAGTTTGATGAAGAGGTGGAGGAGATGAGGTCTGCTATTGTGAATGAGGTGAATGAGTTGGGAGAGACGGCACTTTTCATAGCAGCGGAGCAGGGCCATCTTGCTATAGTGGAGGAGCTTCTGCCTTACATGACGGAGAAGGGTATTTTGTTGAAGAATCAAATTGGGTTTGATGCATTGCATATTGCTGCAAATAAAGGGCACCAAG CCGTTGTCCAGGTGCTCTTAGACCATGACCCGGGGCTTAGCAAAACAGTGGGCCAGGCAAATGCTACCCCTCTTGTGTCTGCTGCTACAAGAGGGCATACAGCCGTCGTTAAAGAATTACTATCCAAAGATTCTACTTTGCTGGAAGTAGCGAAATCCAATGGGAAGAATGCGTTGCATCTTGCTGCGCGACAGGGGCATGTGGAAATTGTGAAAACTTTGCTTGGCAGGGATCCACAACTAGCAAGAAGAATTGATAAGAAAGGACAAACTGCTCTGCATATGGCCGTAAAAGGTCATAGCAGTGAAGTTGTGAGGTTGATTGTCAATGCGGATCCAGCTATTGTCATGCTTCCAGACAAGTTCGGCAATTCAGCATTGCATGTGGCCACCAGGAAAAAGCGAGTAGAT ATAGTCAATGTGCTGTTGCTTGTTCGTGATACAAATGTGAATGCTCTAACAAGAGACCAGAAAACACCCCTTGATATAGCCGAAGGACTTCCATACTCTGAAGAAATCACAACAATTAAGGAAACCTTGACTCAATATGGTGCTTTCCGAGCAAATGAACTTAACCAGCCACGGGATGAGCTTAGAAACACCGTGACAGAGATACAAAAAAATGTACATAATCAGCTTGAACAAGCCCGCAAAACCAACCAGAGTGTTACTGGAATTGCCAAGGAGCTCCGCAAGCTACAGAGGGAAGGAATCAATAATGCCACTAACTCAGTCACAGTGGTTGCTTCACTCTTTGCAACAGTAGCTTTTGCAGCTCTATTTACACTTCCTGGCGGTGATTTTGACACCGGGGCAGCTGTTGTGTCAATCCGAGtatcatttaaaattttcatcctTTCCAATGCCGTTTCACTCTTCTCATCATTGGCTGTTGTTTTGGTACAAATCACCCTCGTCAGGGGGGAGACAAAGACGGAGAGGAGGGTTGTGGAAGTGATCAATAAGTTGATGTGGCTAGCCTCTGTCTGCACTACAGTAGCATTTATATCTTCATCGTATATAGTGGTTGGGCGGCATAATTTGTGGGCTGCAATCCTTGTCACAGTTATAGGGGGACTTACAATTGGGGGAGTTATTGGTACCATGACATATTACGTGGTGAAGACCAAAAGGCTTCGCAgactgaggaagagagagaagatgtTGAGGAGGAATGGAACTAACCATTCCATGCGTCACTCAGAGTCTGATTCAGAAGTGAACCGTATTTATGCCCTGTGA
- the LOC126592981 gene encoding probable pectate lyase 4 produces MGNSHGHHRKRRNGPGSSETANSGFKYGPSDQAAQIPSSSSTSAKKTSSSMVVALPYAHVDSSLRALSAQAEGFGRLAIGGLHGAVYHVTTLADDGPGSLREGCRQKEPLWIVFEISGTIHLQSYLNVSSYKTIDGRGQRIKLTGKGLRLKECEHVIVCNLEFEGGRGPDVDGIQIKPNSKHIWIDRCSLRDYEDGLIDITRGSTDITISRCHFSQHDKTMLIGSDPSHIDDRCIRVTIHHCFFDGTRQRHPRVRFAKVHLYNNYTRNWGIYAVCASVESQIFSECNIYEAGQKKVAFKYLTEKAADKETPMTGHIKSEGDLFVTGTQAGLSPDGGEHCVFHPTQHYQTWTKGPPVDDLKHVLQHCAGWQCVPRPADQGLAK; encoded by the exons ATGGGCAACTCCCACGGCCACCACCGTAAACGCCGTAACGGCCCCGGGTCCAGTGAAACGGCCAATTCGGGCTTTAAATATGGTCCGTCGGATCAAGCGGCTCAAATCCCTAGCTCTAGCTCAACGTCAGCTAAGAAGACCAGCAGCAGCATGGTGGTCGCCTTGCCGTACGCTCACGTCGACTCGAGCTTGCGCGCCCTCTCCGCCCAGGCCGAGGGCTTCGGCCGGCTCGCAATCGGCGGCCTCCACGGCGCCGTTTACCACGTCACCACTCTAGCAG ATGATGGTCCGGGTTCACTTAGGGAAGGATGTCGTCAGAAAGAACCGCTTTGGATTGTCTTCGAAATTTCAGGCACTATCCATCTCCAATCTTACTTGAACGTGTCATCGTATAAGACTATAGATGGGCGTGGTCAGAGGATTAAACTTACAGGGAAGGGGTTGAGGTTGAAGGAATGTGAACATGTCATTGTGTGCAATTTAGAGTTTGAAGGTGGTAGAGGGCCAGATGTTGATGgcattcaaataaaacccaattcTAAACACATATGGATAGATCGCTGCAGCCTTCGTGATTATGAAGACGGACTTATCGATATCACCAGAGGAAGCACTGATATTACAATTTCCAG GTGTCATTTTTCACAGCATGATAAGACAATGCTGATTGGCTCAGATCCCTCTCATATTGATGACAGATGCATCCGGGTTACCATTCACCACTGTTTCTTTGATGGGACCAGACAGAGGCATCCTCGTGTTAGATTTGCAAAAGTACATCTATATAACAATTACACCCGAAACTGGGGCATATATGCTGTTTGTGCTAGTGTAGAATCGCAG ATATTCTCGGAATGCAATATATATGAAGCAGGACAGAAAAAAGTGGCATTTAAGTACCTTACGGAGAAG GCAGCGGACAAGGAGACGCCAATGACTGGCCACATTAAGTCCGAAGGCGACTTATTTGTAACGGGAACTCAAGCAGGATTATCCCCCGATGGCGGTGAACATTGCGTGTTTCATCCTACCCAGCACTATCAGACATGGACAAAAGGACCGCCCGTGGACGATCTTAAGCATGTTCTCCAACATTGCGCAGGATGGCAGTGTGTTCCGCGGCCAGCTGATCAAGGATTAGCGAAGTAG
- the LOC126592980 gene encoding exocyst complex component EXO70H1-like: MPIKGMRSLCLHSKTPSLAAYSSSPSRLSAYSSSPSRPSVSFPTPRRSPVKNFTDAMIQEIIDNAAVLVMKWNPDTSTYAKVTSLFYESKNEARQFIRCVTDLQSAMHYLVQEDPTSEKLVQAQSLMQVAMKRLQKEFYQILSMNREHLDPESVSTRSRSSIASTRSSISDDDEDGGATTDDDVKFATDAILEVEQVSAIAMNDLKLIAECMITSGYSKECVHIYKIIRKSIIDEGMYKLGVERFSSSQIGKMDREVLDLRNKSWLNAVKISISTLFNGERILCDHVFSSSASIRGSCFTDISREAATLLFGFPQVLVAVKSKKNSPSLDIFRLLDMYTAISKNWPEIESIFGFESTAAVRSQALNSLIKLSESVLSLLSGFESMVQKDSSKSVPTGGGIHDLTLHTMNYLSLLTDYSNVLADIITDWPPPAKSSHPESYFDSPVSDEAPAPAISARMVWLVLVLLCKLNDKAKHYKDVALSYLFLANNLQHVISKVRTSNLQYLLGEDWISRHEAKVRQFAANYEKLAWEKVLSSLPENPTAQISPEEARLIFRNFNFAFDEAYRKQRTSVVPDPKLRDEIKVSVGQKLFAVYREFYEAHRMTVGGGRSGALYARIAPEDVGNHLSNLFFPTDSSSSSSSSSSSHRRSH; the protein is encoded by the coding sequence ATGCCAATAAAAGGAATGAGGAGCTTGTGCTTACACTCCAAAACGCCGTCGTTGGCGGCCTACTCTTCTTCCCCTTCCAGACTATCGGCCTACTCTTCTTCCCCTTCTAGGCCTTCCGTTTCATTTCCAACCCCGCGGCGCTCTCCCGTGAAGAACTTCACAGACGCGATGATCCAGGAGATCATCGACAACGCCGCCGTATTGGTCATGAAGTGGAACCCGGACACCTCCACGTACGCCAAAGTCACTTCCTTATTCTACGAGAGCAAAAACGAAGCCCGGCAGTTTATCCGCTGCGTCACGGACCTCCAGAGTGCCATGCACTACCTCGTCCAGGAGGACCCCACCTCAGAAAAACTCGTTCAGGCGCAGAGCCTCATGCAGGTGGCAATGAAGCGCCTCCAGAAAGAGTTCTACCAGATCCTCTCCATGAACCGGGAACACCTCGACCCAGAATCAGTCTCCACCCGGTCCAGGTCCTCTATCGCCTCGACCCGGTCCAGCATATCTGATGACGACGAAGACGGCGGCGCCACCACAGACGACGACGTAAAGTTCGCCACAGACGCCATCCTCGAAGTCGAACAGGTCTCGGCGATCGCTATGAACGACTTGAAATTAATCGCCGAGTGCATGATCACATCGGGATATTCGAAGGAATGCGTCCACATCTACAAAATCATCAGAAAATCAATCATCGACGAGGGAATGTACAAGCTCGGAGTCGAGCGGTTCAGCTCGTCGCAGATTGGGAAGATGGACCGGGAGGTTCTGGATCTGAGAAACAAGAGCTGGTTGAACGCGGTGAAGATCTCGATCTCCACGCTCTTCAATGGCGAGCGAATCCTCTGCGACCACGTGTTCTCATCCTCTGCCTCGATCCGCGGGTCCTGCTTCACGGACATTTCTCGCGAGGCGGCGACTTTGCTCTTCGGCTTCCCGCAAGTTCTGGTGGCGGTGAAGAGCAAGAAGAACTCGCCTTCTCTCGACATCTTCCGCCTCCTCGACATGTACACTGCCATCTCCAAGAACTGGCCGGAGATCGAATCCATCTTCGGGTTTGAATCCACGGCTGCCGTTCGTTCTCAGGCGCTCAACTCGCTCATCAAACTCAGCGAATCGGTGCTATCTCTGCTCTCCGGTTTCGAGTCCATGGTCCAGAAAGACTCGTCGAAATCCGTCCCCACCGGCGGCGGGATCCACGATCTGACTCTCCACACGATGAATTACCTCTCGCTCCTTACCGATTACAGCAACGTCCTCGCTGACATTATCACCGACTGGCCTCCGCCGGCGAAATCATCCCATCCGGAATCATACTTCGACAGCCCCGTCTCCGACGAAGCTCCTGCACCGGCTATCTCCGCCCGCATGGTGTGGCTCGTCCTCGTCCTCCTCTGCAAGCTCAACGACAAGGCCAAGCACTACAAGGACGTCGCACTCTCGTACCTCTTCCTCGCCAACAATCTCCAGCACGTAATCTCGAAAGTCCGTACGTCGAATCTCCAGTACCTCCTTGGCGAGGACTGGATTTCGAGGCACGAGGCGAAAGTGCGGCAGTTCGCGGCGAACTACGAGAAATTGGCTTGGGAGAAAGTGTTATCTTCGCTGCCGGAGAATCCGACGGCTCAGATTTCTCCCGAGGAAGCGAGATTGATCTTCCGCAACTTCAATTTCGCCTTTGACGAAGCCTATCGGAAACAAAGGACGAGTGTCGTACCCGACCCGAAACTCCGAGACGAGATTAAAGTTTCGGTAGGGCAAAAGCTCTTTGCGGTTTACCGGGAGTTTTACGAGGCGCACAGGATGACGGTCGGGGGCGGGAGAAGCGGGGCGCTTTATGCCAGAATTGCCCCTGAAGATGTTGGAAATCACTTATCCAACCTGTTTTTTCCGACGGATAGTtcttcgtcgtcgtcgtcgtcgtcgtcgtctcATCGGCGGAGCCATTGA